Proteins from one Rosa chinensis cultivar Old Blush chromosome 7, RchiOBHm-V2, whole genome shotgun sequence genomic window:
- the LOC112178442 gene encoding TMV resistance protein N has protein sequence MTTKIDLPYSSCPPPPPFRKLTYDVFLSFRGEDTRKNFTDHLYTNLIKKGIHTFRDDEELKRGESIGPNLLKAIEESRYVIVVFSQNYADSSQTGEHFGKAFEKHQERFGGNPDKLQRWKDALAEVGNLSGWHLQDGYESKVIQEIVGKIFNELNQLIPISEGLVGMDSHLNEMLSHLDIGCPDVRIIGICGMGGIGKTTIAQVVFERVQAQFEGCSFLENVREQITEKQGAVHLQQQLLSDLLGCSVNVPNTGMGNNIMRQRLRTKMVLIILDDVDQDEQLEALCDRESFGPGSRIIITSRDEHLLSAVEGDKVYKVNPLAYAEALQLFSTKAFKKDQLVGEEFLKLSKEFLKYADGLPLAIKVLGSSVKGRSVESWLSALDRLKENPGKKIINVLKVSFDGLEPREQKIFLDIACFFKGVNKDRVRRILQGSNAHCPDIDIQVLLDKSMVTLFEKKLWMHDLMQELGWEAVRQECLDEPGKRSRLWLANEIIHVFGRSKATSAVQSIYLECPTAVPPSDNAFSTMDRLRLLKICRAKFSGNITYLSNELQYLEWHGFPLDSFPSGFQPDKLVELHLRLSHIKQLWKGKKGWSMLRLIDLTCSLYLMSTPDFTEVPDLEVLVLNGCFSLVEIHPSLGFLKKLVILDMSSCNIETIPPFITLESLQILRLSNCSGLKKLPEIEGNMESLLELHLDGTIIEELPPSIERLTGLTMLNLKGCRNLLHLPNTILCLTSLKSLDLFACSKIDEIPGNLNGMKCLERLCIGRTSIRELSFIVGMKNLRYLYCRGCECLVSESYKALASLSNLIELDLSDCNLMDGAILNNLSSLISLRWLYLCGNGFVLLPESIYQLPELEILDLTYCRQLQLLPKKDYPNQIKLLNPVESELMFYVSRLGVPEGSDKSSLVRAMLSTVQNTNASSVAEAMLDPTNPSTLVRAVFEKINPPTPTLVQKSGIRQVYEQDAGWVSRTSPVNGTLPIVCLNKDEEAASVSESGWISQSLKWEKFIPPLEEESTLVLRKNLESVLPRYLEALNSYSKMFEFNLRGSPGWFGVSEAFNRLDSYPEMFKTRADYTRVSIEQPQNLHKSKKWMGFAICASLAKEVGQTMKKNYWVSGMVGARNSLSTDVGQVHKHIRPLSEEHHQLLVFYIPRAQIPEALFTQTLTTTMYFYIIIHSPYVKVQRCGVRVVYQEDIQGFADTIILCMQREDSFESQNKLVVEEWIRLIQLQGAPNLERMTKRDSRSPREKYFELHSRKYRNWDWSDNPVSFHFKGAVISKWKRFMPFINQGNSAEIQLPLSVFDGDNWLGFVVCCWLSHDQYPNISHGSTVLDSENVVLTCRLDLFRDVAWQGLLDFTMHSHIKIQEPSKYYATRFLYVPRNGVQSDIWWQGKLARITMRLSSPCLAVHNCALRLLFKEDVEHLVETLTLAELP, from the exons ATGACTACCAAAATAGATCTTCCTTATTCTTCTTGtccacctcctcctccatttCGTAAATTGACATACGATGTGTTCCTCAGTTTCAGAGGTGAAGATACCCGAAAAAACTTCACAGACCATCTTTATACCAATCTCATAAAGAAAGGAATACACACGTTTAGAGATGACGAAGAACTTAAGAGAGGGGAATCAATTGGTCCAAATCTCTTGAAAGCAATTGAAGAGTCAAGATATGTAATTGTGGTGTTTTCTCAGAACTACGCCGATTCTTC ACAAACCGGGGAGCACTTTGGGAAAGCATTTGAGAAGCATCAAGAGCGGTTTGGAGGCAATCCTGACAAATTGCAGAGGTGGAAAGACGCTCTTGCTGAAGTAGGCAATCTCTCTGGATGGCATCTGCAAGATGG GTACGAATCCAAAGTCATTCAAGAAATTGTTGGAAAGATTTTCAACGAGTTAAATCAATTAATCCCAATATCAGAGGGTTTAGTTGGGATGGATTCTCACCTAAATGAAATGCTTTCGCACTTAGACATTGGGTGTCCGGATGTTCGTATCATAGGGATTTGTGGTATGGGTGGTATCGGTAAGACAACTATTGCACAAGTGGTTTTTGAAAGGGTACAGGCTCAGTTTGAAGGTTGCAGCTTTCTTGAGAATGTGAGAGAGCAGATAACTGAAAAACAAGGTGCAGTTCATTTACAACAGCAACTTCTTTCGGATTTGCTGGGATGTAGTGTAAATGTACCGAACACTGGAATGGGAAACAATATAATGAGGCAGAGGCTACGTACTAAAATGGTTCTTAtcattcttgatgatgtggacCAAGACGAACAATTGGAAGCATTGTGTGATAGGGAATCGTTTGGTCCTGGTAGTAGAATCATCATAACTTCTAGAGATGAACATCTGCTCAGTGCAGTTGAAGGAGATAAAGTATATAAGGTGAATCCATTAGCTTATGCTGAAGCTCTTCAGCTTTTCAGTACGAAAGCCTTCAAGAAAGACCAGCTGGTTGGGGAAGAATTTCTGAAGCTATCCAAAGAATTTTTGAAATATGCTGATGGCCTTCCACTAGCTATTAAAGTTCTGGGTTCTTCTGTTAAGGGTAGAAGTGTAGAGTCATGGTTAAGTGCATTGGATAGACTTAAAGAAAATcctggaaaaaaaattattaatgttCTCAAGGTTAGTTTTGATGGATTAGAACCAAGGGAACAGAAAATTTTTTTAGACATCGCATGTTTCTTTAAAGGGGTGAACAAAGATCGTGTAAGAAGAATACTACAGGGTAGTAATGCCCACTGTCCAGACATTGATATACAGGTTCTCCTGGACAAATCTATGGTAActctatttgaaaaaaaattgtggatGCATGATTTGATGCAGGAATTGGGTTGGGAAGCTGTTCGCCAAGAATGCCTTGATGAACCGGGAAAACGTAGCAGGTTGTGGCTTGCCAATGAAATCATCCATGTATTTGGTCGGAGTAAG GCCACGAGTGCAGTTCAAAGCATTTACCTCGAATGTCCGACAGCTGTCCCCCCAAGTGATAATGCCTTCTCAACTATGGACAGATTGAGATTGCTCAAGATTTGTAGGGCGAAGTTTTCCGGAAACATCACATATCTTTCTAATGAGTTACAGTATCTTGAATGGCATGGGTTTCCTTTGGATTCTTTCCCGTCAGGCTTTCAACCTGATAAACTCGTTGAACTTCACTTGCGTTTGAGCCACATTAAACAACTATGGAAGGGGAAAAAG GGATGGAGCATGCTACGGCTTATAGATCTGACTTGTTCACTATACTTGATGTCGACTCCAGACTTCACGGAGGTTCCTGATCTTGAAGTGTTAGTGCTTAACGGTTGCTTTAGCTTGGTGGAGATTCACCCGTCTCTTGGATTTCTGAAGAAACTTGTTATTTTGGATATGTCATCTTGCAACATTGAGACCATTCCACCTTTCATTACCTTGGAATCCCTTCAAATATTGAGGCTTTCAAACTGCTCAGGATTGAAGAAGTTACCAGAAATTGAAGGAAATATGGAAAGCTTGCTGGAGCTTCATTTGGATGGGACCATCATAGAGGAATTGCCCCCATCAATTGAACGCTTGACTGGTCTAACAATGTTGAATCTAAAAGGTTGTAGAAACCTTTTGCATCTTCCCAATACCATTCTGTGCTTGACATCTTTGAAAAGTCTCGATCTATTTGCTTGCTCCAAAATTGATGAGATTCCTGGGAATCTGAATGGTATGAAATGTTTGGAGAGGCTTTGCATTGGTCGAACTTCCATAAGGGAGTTATCTTTCATTGTAGGCATGAAGAATCTACGGTATCTATACTGCCGAGGATGTGAATGTCTAGTTTCAGAATCATACAAAGCTCTGGCTTCGTTATCGAATTTGATAGAGCTAGACTTGAGTGATTGCAATCTGATGGATGGAGCAATTCTCAATAATTTAAGCAGCCTAATCTCCCTAAGATGGTTATATTTATGTGGTAATGGCTTTGTACTCTTACCTGAAAGCATCTATCAACTCCCAGAGCTCGAGATTCTGGACTTGACTTACTGCAGACAGCTTCAATTGCTGCCCAAGAAGgattacccaaatcaaatcaaattattGAATCCAGTGGAATCAGAACTGATGTTCTATGTATCTCGTTTGGGGGTTCCAGAGGGGTCAGATAAATCATCTCTGGTGAGGGCTATGCTTTCGACGGTTCAAAACACCAATGCATCCTCGGTGGCGGAAGCTATGCTTGATCCCACCAATCCATCCACGCTGGTGAGAGCTGTGTTTGAAAAAATCAATCCACCCACGCCCACGCTGGTCCAGAAATCTGGAATTCGTCAAGTCTATGAGCAAGATGCTGGATGGGTTTCCAGAACATCCCCGGTCAACGGCACCCTACCGATTGTTTGTCTGAATAAAGATGAGGAAGCCGCCTCTGTATCGGAGTCTGGCTGGATTAGTCAATCTTTGAAATG GGAGAAATTCATTCCACCCTTGGAAGAAGAATCCACGCTTGTGTTGAGAAAGAACCTTGAATCTGTTCTTCCAAGATATCTTGAG GCACTAAACAGTTACTCTAAAATGTTCGAATTTAACCTCAGAGGAAGCCCAGGGTGGTTTGGGGTCTCTGAAGCATTCAACAGACTAGACAGTTACCCTGAAATGTTCAAAACGAGGGCAGATTATACCAGAGTGTCAATCGAGCAGCCTCAAAATCTACACAAGAGCAAAAAGTGGATGGGATTTGCAATATGTGCATCACTTGCGAAGGAAGTGGGGCAGACAATGAAAAAGAACTATTGGGTAAGTGGTATGGTAGGAGCTAGGAATAGTTTATCTACGGATGTGGGCCAAGTACATAAGCACATCAGGCCATTGTCAGAAGAACATCATCAACTATTGGTTTTTTACATACCGCGGGCACAGATTCCCGAAGCGTTGTTCACTCAGACATTAACAACTACAATGTACTTTTACATCATCATCCACAGCCCCTATGTAAAAGTTCAAAGATGTGGGGTCCGTGTTGTGTATCAGGAAGATATACAAGGGTTTGCTGATACAATTATCCTGTGCATGCAAAGGGAAGATTCTTTTGAATCTCAGAATAAGTTGGTGGTAGAAGAATGGATACGACTGATACAATTGCAAGGTGCCCCAAATTTAGAGAGAATGACAAAACGTGATTCCAGAAGCCCACGGGAAAAATACTTTGAATTGCACTCACGAAAATATAGAAattgg GACTGGTCTGACAATCCTGTTTCTTTTCACTTCAAGGGAGCTGTAATTTCCAAGTGGAAACGGTTCATGCCTTTCATCAACCAGGGCAACTCTGCAGAAATCCAACTGCCTCTGAGTGTGTTCGATGGTGATAATTGGTTGGGGTTTGTTGTATGTTGTTGGTTGTCCCACGACCAATATCCAAACATTAGTCATGGCAGTACCGTTCTCGATTCAGAGAATGTTGTGCTTACTTGTCGTCTGGACTTATTCAGAGATGTTGCTTGGCAGGGCTTATTAGATTTCACGATGCATAGTCATATTAAGATACAGGAGCCATCGAAATACTATGCAACTCGGTTCCTTTATGTACCGCGCAATGGAGTTCAAAGTGACATTTGGTGGCAAGGCAAATTGGCCAGGATAACTATGCGGTTGTCTAGCCCATGCTTAGCGGTGCATAATTGTGCCCTTCGTCTACTATTTAAGGAGGACGTTGAACATCTTGTAGAAACACTGACCCTCGCCGAATTACCTTGA